In one window of Betaproteobacteria bacterium DNA:
- the xerC gene encoding tyrosine recombinase XerC, which yields MNAAAADSGSTPPTADEAARYLAGFTSYLDHERRLSPLTRVNYLRDIRLLLTRTGDTSLECLRPHHVRRFVAELHGKGLGGRSLARVLSSWRAFYRYLARDHGFDVDPCAGVRAPKAPRKLPPVLSPDEVRQLLEAPASTPLELRDRAMFELFYSSGLRLSELVGLDVARLHFVQGTVEVIGKGRKTRVVPVGSAALAAIRAWLPARSRWAKQDTRALFIDRAGTPLAQRTVQTRLHRWGLKRGLAGRVHPHMLRHSFASHLLQSSGDLRAVQELLGHSSISTTQVYTHLDFQYLAKVYDAAHPRARKKP from the coding sequence ATGAACGCAGCTGCCGCCGATTCGGGATCAACACCACCGACCGCCGACGAGGCCGCGCGCTATCTCGCAGGCTTCACTTCCTATCTCGATCACGAGCGGCGGCTGAGTCCGCTCACGCGCGTCAACTACCTGCGCGACATCCGTCTGCTGCTCACGCGCACGGGCGATACGTCGCTCGAGTGCTTGCGGCCGCACCACGTGCGACGCTTCGTGGCCGAACTGCACGGCAAGGGTCTGGGGGGCCGCAGCCTCGCGCGCGTGCTGTCTTCCTGGCGTGCGTTCTACCGCTACCTCGCGCGCGATCACGGCTTCGACGTGGACCCCTGCGCCGGCGTGCGCGCGCCCAAGGCGCCGCGCAAGCTGCCGCCGGTGCTCTCGCCCGACGAGGTCCGCCAGCTGCTCGAAGCGCCCGCTTCGACGCCTCTGGAACTGCGCGATCGCGCGATGTTCGAGTTGTTCTATTCGTCCGGCTTGCGCCTGTCCGAACTCGTCGGCCTCGACGTCGCACGGTTGCACTTCGTGCAGGGCACCGTGGAAGTTATCGGCAAGGGGCGCAAGACCCGCGTCGTGCCGGTGGGTTCGGCGGCGCTCGCCGCCATCCGGGCGTGGCTTCCGGCGCGCAGCCGATGGGCGAAGCAGGACACGCGTGCGCTCTTCATCGATCGCGCGGGCACCCCGCTCGCGCAGCGCACCGTGCAGACAAGGCTCCACCGCTGGGGACTCAAGCGTGGCCTTGCCGGCCGCGTGCACCCGCACATGCTGCGCCACTCGTTCGCGTCGCACCTGTTGCAGTCGAGCGGCGACCTGCGTGCCGTGCAGGAGCTGCTCGGGCATTCCAGCATCTCGACGACGCAGGTC